DNA sequence from the Sulfurimonas sp. HSL3-7 genome:
TGAAGACACCGCCTTCTTCCTGATAATCAAGCCCTTTTTCCGGTTCCCCGTTAGCCTTGATATCGTAGCCGTACGGCACTTCGTGACCGAGGCGTGAGAAACGCTCCGTGTCGTAACGGTTGACTTCGGCCGGTTCACGGAGTTCAGGCCCGATGATATCACGCGCCTCTTTACCGTAGATACGATCGACTTCGTACCATGCCGCGAACTCATCCCCTTGAAGAGGATAGGTTTTGCGAAGCGGGTGACCTTCCCAGTCATCCGGCATCAGGATACGCTTCATAAACGGGTGGTTGTTGACGATAACACCGAACATATCATACATTTCGCGTTCAGACCAGTCTGCAGAACGGAAAAGCTTGTTGACACTGTTGATCGCCTGTTTCTCGTCAATAAAACATTTGATACGAAGACGTTTACGCTTGCTCATTGAAAGCATCTGGTAAAAGACCTCAAATTGGCCTTTTTTTGCCAACCAGTCTATTGCAGACATCTCTGAGAGCTGCGTGTAACCGCATTCGTCACGTAAAAGTTCCAAAACACCGTAGTTGTCTTCAGGCTTGATGTAAACGACCATCTGACCCACTTGGATGTAGGCGTCCATGACGTCAAATTTTGCTTTGATTGCCGCTAAATCCGCTGCAAAAACAGCATCGTCTTCGACCGCGCTCTTTGCAACTTGCGGTGCGACCCAGTAACGGTCTGTGTAGTACGACTTTTTCTGTACGTCGTCTTTTGGCTTATAGGCTCTCATTATAATAACCTCTTAGGACGTTGGGCTTTACCCGCTTTTTCTGAACGGATCTTCTTTTGAAGCATCATCACCGCGTATTGAAGCGTTTCAGGGCGCGGTGCACAACCCGGAAGATAAAGATCCACGGGGATAACGCGGTCAACACCCTGCACGGTTGCATAGGTGTTGAACATACCGCCGGTATTGGCGCATGAACCCATCGAGATAACCCAGCGAGGTTCTGCCATCTGATCATACAGACGCTTGATGAACTCAGCATGTTTCTTCGTCAATGTACCTGCAACGATCATCACTTCCGATTGACGCGGTGAAGCACGGAAGATCGTACCGAAACGGTCGAAGTCATAACGTGATGCACCGGACGCCATCATCTCAATACCACAACAGGCGAGACCGTACGTCAATGCCCAGAGTGAGTTCGAACGTCCCCAGTTTACGACCTTGTCGATCGTTGTCAATGCAACCGGAAGACCGCCGTCTTGCGTATAATTTACTTGATGTTGTGCCATTCAAGGGCTCCTTTTTTCCATGCGTAGATAAAACCGATTGTCAGCAATAAGATGAACATAAGCATCTCTGCAAAACCGAACCAACCTAAAAGTTTGAAGTCGATCGCCCATGGGAACATAAATACGACTTCAACGTCAAACAGTAGGAATAACAACGCGAACAGGTAGAACTGCGTTGAAATACGGTTCGGCTGTTTTGTTACCTCAGGCCCACACTCATAGATCGAGAGCTTGAGCTTTTCAGTGTCTTTTCGTGCCAAAGCACGACTTGCCCAGCGTGCTGCCACAGTGGTTGCATAAAATGCCCCAAATGTGAGTACAAAGAGTACGAACACCCCGAAATAGGGATTAGTAGCGCTCATATGTTCCATGCATATAACCTTTTTTGTTGTTTACAAACAGCTGAAAATACCATTTTTAGGGATTTCCAGAGCCTATGTTTTCTATAGAAAAAACAGTTAGAAGCAATATAACCTAAAGTGCTTTAAGCTACGTTTTTTGCAATTTTAAATTTAAACGATGTGCTACGAAGGGTTACATGAAGAAATAGCATGAAAAAGTGGATGTTGATATTGGTAACAGATCTGAAGTCGATAATTAGATCTGTTTAAAGCAGATGTTACCCAAGGGGACAGGCCTTGGCGGACCTTTTAACTCAGAAAGCCCATTGATTTTTCCGAATCAAAATTCCCTCTCTTCTCTTTTTCGATCTCATGCTTAAAAGTCGCCATCGTAAAAAGCGGTTCATCCTGCGTTGCCACGGCATAGGCACAATTTTTGACGATCAGGTTGATCTGACCGCCGCTAAGATCATAACTGCTGAGCTTTTCGATATCGAAACCCTCCTCATACGGCGCATTCTCCGGCAGCATTTTTTGCCACAACCTTACACGCTGCTCTCTGTTCGGACGTTTGAACTCGATCTTGTAGTTAAAACGGCGTGAAAAAGCGACATCGATATTTTCAAGT
Encoded proteins:
- a CDS encoding NADH-quinone oxidoreductase subunit B family protein gives rise to the protein MAQHQVNYTQDGGLPVALTTIDKVVNWGRSNSLWALTYGLACCGIEMMASGASRYDFDRFGTIFRASPRQSEVMIVAGTLTKKHAEFIKRLYDQMAEPRWVISMGSCANTGGMFNTYATVQGVDRVIPVDLYLPGCAPRPETLQYAVMMLQKKIRSEKAGKAQRPKRLL
- a CDS encoding NADH-quinone oxidoreductase subunit C; protein product: MRAYKPKDDVQKKSYYTDRYWVAPQVAKSAVEDDAVFAADLAAIKAKFDVMDAYIQVGQMVVYIKPEDNYGVLELLRDECGYTQLSEMSAIDWLAKKGQFEVFYQMLSMSKRKRLRIKCFIDEKQAINSVNKLFRSADWSEREMYDMFGVIVNNHPFMKRILMPDDWEGHPLRKTYPLQGDEFAAWYEVDRIYGKEARDIIGPELREPAEVNRYDTERFSRLGHEVPYGYDIKANGEPEKGLDYQEEGGVFMIEKFLEDDAKIIEDRKR
- a CDS encoding NAD(P)H-quinone oxidoreductase subunit 3, with amino-acid sequence MEHMSATNPYFGVFVLFVLTFGAFYATTVAARWASRALARKDTEKLKLSIYECGPEVTKQPNRISTQFYLFALLFLLFDVEVVFMFPWAIDFKLLGWFGFAEMLMFILLLTIGFIYAWKKGALEWHNIK